One genomic window of Leopardus geoffroyi isolate Oge1 chromosome C3, O.geoffroyi_Oge1_pat1.0, whole genome shotgun sequence includes the following:
- the LOC123585903 gene encoding LOW QUALITY PROTEIN: L-lactate dehydrogenase A-like 6A (The sequence of the model RefSeq protein was modified relative to this genomic sequence to represent the inferred CDS: inserted 4 bases in 2 codons), protein MSWAGGILWASQRPGTIGVNFFCLGMALCPCQVACIPLRGSWSFSPISKIITVRCELTKNFTSEETVHHNKISIIGTGSVGMACGINILFKGLSDEVAFVDVDEGKLKGETVDLQHGSSFMKMPNMFSSKDYLVSANSNPVIIIAGACPGKGQTCLDVVKRNVSYFKLMIPNITQYSPQCKMIVVSSPVDILTYVARKLSAFPLLLGVAIXLDTAHFCFFIGQRLGIHSRSCHGWIFGEHGDSSVPVWSGVNIAGIPLKNLNSEIGMDKDPEHWENVPKEVITCGYEMVKMKCHTNWSVGLSVVNLMESILNYLRRVHPISTITKGLYGINEKVFLSVLCILREDGIANVLKINLTPEEAVCLXKSAEKLWEIQKEIKV, encoded by the exons ATGAGCTGGGCTGGGGGAATCCTGTGGGCAAGCCAGAGACCAGGCACCATAGGAGTGAATTTCTTTTGCCTAGGGATGGCTCTGTGTCCCTGCCAGGTGGCATGCATCCCCCTTAGGGGCAGCTGGTCCTTCAGTCCAATCTCCAAGATTATAACTGTCAGGTGTGAACTTACTAAGAATTTCACTTCAGAGGAGACGGTTCATCACAATAAGATCTCCATTATAGGAACTGGATCAGTTGGCATGGCCTGTGGTATCAACATCTTATTCAAAGGCTTGAGTGATGAAGTTGCCTTTGTGGATGTTGATGAAGGCAAACTGAAGGGTGAGACAGTGGATCTTCAACATGGCAGCTCTTTCATGAAAATGCCAAATATGTTTTCCAGCAAAGATTACCTTGTCAGTGCAAACTCCAACCCAGTGATTATCATAGCAGGTGCATGTCCAGGAAAAGGACAAACATGCCTTGATGTAGTCAAGAGAAATGTGTCCTACTTTAAATTAATGATTCCCAACATTACCCAGTATAGTCCCCAGTGCAAAATGATAGTGGTTTCCAGTCCAGTGGATATCTTAACTTATGTAGCTCGGAAGTTGAGTGCATTTCCCCTGTTATTGGGAGTGGCTAT TCTGGATACTgcccatttctgtttctttattgggCAAAGGCTCGGTATCCACTCCAGAAGTTGTCATGGATGGATCTTTGGAGAACATGGAGACTCAAGTGTACCTGTGTGGAGTGGAGTTAACATTGCTGGTATCCCCTTGAAGAATCTGAATTCAGAAATAGGAATGGATAAAGATCCTGAGCACTGGGAAAATGTCCCCAAAGAAGTGATAACCTGTGGTTACGAGATGGTTAAAATGAAATGTCATACTAATTGGTCTGTTGGCTTATCTGTAGTTAATTTAATGGAAAGCATTTTGAACTATCTTAGGAGAGTGCATCCAATTTCCACCATAACTAAAGGCCTCTAtggaataaatgaaaaggtaTTCCTTAGTGTTCTTTGTATCCTGAGAGAGGATGGTATTGCAAACGTTCTAAAAATAAACCTGACCCCTGAAGAGGCGGTCTGTTT AAAGAGTGCAGAAAAGCTCTGGGaaatacagaaggaaatcaaGGTTTAA